A genomic stretch from Poecilia reticulata strain Guanapo linkage group LG20, Guppy_female_1.0+MT, whole genome shotgun sequence includes:
- the LOC103456582 gene encoding uncharacterized protein LOC103456582: MAKHNLGLLIAMAMALIIFIITMVFSALAAAGSSPFLYDTSNISAQFVIQLTPSGWTFTIWTIIYLFLALVMVYVLSGIFRKNAYGYVYCSPAVLPYGFFAFWCLNLVLNISWLFLWDRMFMSAALAFLILIALTNYGVIFFSCYGLSQYGAWLNKYHKVDLWLLRVLIQNGVAIYATWTTIASLVNLTIVLEYDAKVSSTDAATVSLSLLTVVVAAWFLLENFVLDKHVRFILSIYPVVIWALTGIFTENYNAANPTRNNVFIAALLGIACFLCVARILLVTWRQIKKPLYKDANPDDMSPMEIAEKQKEMFK; the protein is encoded by the exons ATGGCGAAGCACAACCTCGGTCTTCTGATTGCCATGGCGATGGCATtgatcatcttcatcatcaccatGGTGTTCTCTGCgctggcagcagcaggaagct ccCCGTTTTTATACGACACCAGCAACATTTCCGCTCAGTTTGTCATCCAGCTCACACCATCAGGTTGGACCTTCACCATCTGGACTATCATCTACTTGTTTCTGGCTTTGGTGATGGTGTACGTCCTCTCTGGCATCTTCAGAAA GAACGCCTATGGCTATGTCTACTGCAGCCCTGCTGTTCTACCATATGGCTTTTTTGCGTTTTGGTGCTTGAATCTGGTTCTCAACATCTCATGGTTGTTCCTGTGGGACAGAAT gttcatGTCTGCTGCGCTTGCTTTCCTCATCCTGATCGCACTGACAAACTATGGTGTGATATTCTTCTCCTGCTACGGCCTGAGCCAATATGGAGCCTGGCTCAACAAATACCACAAAGTAGACCTGTGGCTCCTCAGAGTGTTG ATTCAGAATGGGGTCGCCATATATGCCACATGGACAACCATAGCTTCTCTCGTTAACTTGACCATTGTGTTAGAGTATGACGCCAAAGTGTCCAGCACAGACGCTGCCACAGTTTCCCTCTCACTTTTGACCGTGGTGGTGGCTGCGTG GTTCCTCCTGGAAAACTTTGTCCTCGACAAACACGTCAGGTTCATTCTCTCCATCTACCCGGTTGTGATCTGGGCGCTGACAGGCATCTTTACGGAAAACTACAACGCTGCTAATCCCACTCGCAATAACGTCTTCATTG CTGCACTGTTGGGCATCGCCTGTTTCCTGTGTGTTGCACGGATACTTCTGGTCACCTGGAGGCAAATCAAAAAGCCGCTCTACAAAGACGCAAACCCTGATGACATGTCGCCAATGGAAATCgcagagaagcagaaagagaTGTTTAAATGA